A section of the Portunus trituberculatus isolate SZX2019 chromosome 20, ASM1759143v1, whole genome shotgun sequence genome encodes:
- the LOC123506719 gene encoding uncharacterized protein LOC123506719 — translation MREVLCLASRIIMAAAAAAAKGNWLAEWMTVRQMCYVVAEWRREPADDGRKDTTAGVGDPKAVTAAIPCVLHHQGRTLASQGAVTDPLPITLLTPPSTSPLLPLLGGGVPPRIGPSLPSR, via the exons ATGAGGGAAGTACTCTGCCTTGCATCGCGCATTATAatggccgccgccgccgccgccgctaagggaaactggctggctgagtggaTGACAGTGAGGCAAATGTGTTATGTAGTGGCGGAATGGCGACGAGAACCAGCAGATGACGGCAGGAAAGATACAACTGCAG GTGTTGGTGATCCAAAGGCCGTGACTGCAGCGATCCCGTGCGTCCTGCACCATCAGGGAAGGACTCTGGCATCGCAGGGCGCCGTCACTGaccctctccccatcaccctaCTAACTCCCCCCTCAACCTCGCCGCTGCTACCGCTACTCGGTGGAGGGGTTCCGCCTCGCATTGGGCCTTCACTGCCGTCTCGCTAA